One Gordonia mangrovi genomic region harbors:
- a CDS encoding zinc-dependent metalloprotease, whose product MNSNDTTVDQADTESIGARIDWGLAASTGKRLARSGPKTTAYTIDAAHAELADAATRAEAPVREVTGLADGLRVPTTRILDRREWVDAASRSMQSMLGVTGDADTSGLAALSAKAGGVQAGGLLAFLSGAILGQYDPFTPDPDTGDPGVLMVVAPNIIAVERSLKVVPSDFRLWVCLHEVTHRVQFSANPWLRQYMIDNLEILTSDAGETTGEILGRITETLRGDKPREKGVLGAMQLLQTPEQYEAFNRMMMLGTLLEGHADHVMDAVGPAHVPTVATIRQAFDKRRTAPRNPIQRIIRALIGMDAKLAQYIRGKAFVDEVVGAVGMEQFNTIWTSPETMPRPNEIDEPRLWMQRVL is encoded by the coding sequence ATGAACAGCAACGACACGACTGTCGACCAGGCCGACACCGAGTCGATCGGTGCGCGCATCGACTGGGGGTTGGCCGCGTCCACCGGCAAACGGCTCGCCCGGTCGGGACCCAAGACCACCGCGTACACGATCGACGCCGCACACGCGGAACTCGCCGACGCGGCCACCCGGGCCGAAGCGCCGGTCCGGGAGGTGACCGGCCTCGCCGACGGCCTGCGGGTGCCCACCACGCGCATCCTCGATCGCAGGGAATGGGTGGACGCCGCGTCGCGCTCGATGCAGTCGATGCTCGGTGTCACCGGCGACGCAGACACCTCCGGCCTCGCCGCACTGTCGGCGAAGGCCGGGGGAGTGCAGGCCGGCGGACTGCTCGCCTTCCTGTCCGGCGCCATCCTCGGCCAGTACGATCCGTTCACCCCCGACCCCGACACCGGCGACCCGGGTGTGCTCATGGTGGTGGCACCCAACATCATCGCCGTCGAACGCTCCCTGAAGGTGGTGCCCAGCGACTTCCGGCTGTGGGTCTGCCTGCACGAGGTGACCCACCGCGTGCAGTTCTCGGCCAACCCGTGGCTGCGGCAGTACATGATCGACAACCTCGAGATCCTCACCTCGGATGCCGGGGAGACCACCGGCGAGATCCTCGGTCGCATCACCGAGACGCTGCGCGGCGACAAACCCCGCGAGAAGGGCGTCCTCGGCGCCATGCAACTGCTGCAGACACCCGAACAGTACGAGGCGTTCAACCGCATGATGATGCTCGGCACGCTCCTCGAAGGGCACGCCGATCACGTGATGGACGCCGTCGGGCCCGCGCATGTGCCCACCGTCGCCACCATTCGCCAGGCCTTCGACAAACGACGTACGGCGCCGCGCAACCCGATCCAACGCATCATCCGCGCCCTCATCGGCATGGACGCCAAACTCGCCCAGTACATCCGCGGCAAGGCGTTCGTCGACGAAGTGGTCGGCGCGGTGGGGATGGAGCAGTTCAACACCATCTGGACGTCGCCGGAGACGATGCCGCGGCCGAACGAGATCGACGAACCGCGTCTATGGATGCAACGGGTGCTGTAA
- a CDS encoding MarR family winged helix-turn-helix transcriptional regulator, giving the protein MLDQGALDELFDTLARYIRIRDRATHTTFKTRDGEVESAAFKSLFHLARQPMRSRELAENLNADPSTVSRYVAQLVDLGLVRREADPDDGRATQLVITDDGRARVEAMRAVRRTAMDQAMSDWSDDELRTLVGLLGRFVDAAETVIAPPCAKAGPDSLDALGKGQK; this is encoded by the coding sequence ATGCTCGACCAAGGAGCTCTCGACGAGCTGTTCGACACTCTCGCCCGCTACATCCGCATCCGTGACCGTGCGACGCACACCACGTTCAAGACGCGTGACGGCGAGGTCGAGTCGGCCGCGTTCAAGTCCCTGTTCCACCTCGCGCGCCAGCCGATGCGGTCGCGGGAACTGGCAGAGAACCTCAATGCCGACCCCTCGACGGTGAGTCGCTACGTGGCCCAACTGGTCGATCTCGGGCTGGTGCGCCGGGAAGCCGACCCCGACGACGGGCGTGCCACCCAGCTGGTGATCACCGACGACGGACGCGCCCGGGTCGAGGCGATGCGGGCGGTGCGCCGCACGGCGATGGACCAGGCCATGTCGGACTGGAGCGACGACGAGCTGCGGACCCTGGTCGGGTTGCTCGGCAGGTTTGTCGACGCCGCCGAGACGGTCATCGCACCACCGTGCGCGAAGGCCGGGCCCGACTCGCTTGATGCGCTTGGGAAAGGACAGAAATGA
- a CDS encoding isochorismate synthase yields the protein MSTSDGDVFVLSRPHGTVRGRGVRRAFADAAAARAALSTGAARAITGAIPFDPADAAALVEPGLLEFDDAPLTPTPPTPRQVVSMTTHPDPRTHRDRVVAAIKQIADGVVDKVVLARAVDIVVRPGVEITELLGALAGGNVDRNAFAVDVGAVTGDASWLLGSSPEVLLRKQGRVVTCSPYAGSARRSDDPAADRAAAEALASSSKDLAEHRFVVDYLRDRLAPLSSDLDAPSTPEVRSTGEIWHLATPIRATLRDPSVTALDLAALLSPTPAVCGTPSDVAAELIRDVEEPRRLYGGAVGWCDAAGDGEWMVTIRCLRLAADRESLRTWAGGGIVAQSDPQDELDETTAKLATVLNALGVEHA from the coding sequence ATGTCCACATCCGACGGCGACGTGTTCGTGCTGTCCCGGCCGCACGGCACCGTCCGTGGCCGCGGTGTTCGACGCGCCTTTGCCGACGCCGCTGCGGCCCGGGCCGCTTTGTCCACGGGCGCGGCGCGGGCCATCACCGGGGCGATTCCCTTCGATCCGGCCGATGCGGCGGCGTTGGTGGAACCGGGGTTGCTGGAGTTCGACGACGCGCCGCTCACGCCGACACCGCCGACTCCGCGTCAGGTCGTGTCGATGACGACGCACCCGGATCCACGGACCCACCGCGACCGGGTGGTGGCGGCCATCAAACAGATCGCCGACGGCGTGGTCGACAAGGTGGTGCTCGCCCGAGCCGTCGACATCGTGGTGCGACCGGGCGTCGAGATCACCGAGTTGTTGGGTGCATTGGCCGGCGGCAACGTCGACCGCAATGCCTTCGCCGTGGATGTGGGAGCGGTGACCGGCGACGCCTCGTGGTTGCTCGGGTCGAGTCCGGAAGTGTTGCTGCGCAAGCAGGGTCGTGTAGTCACCTGCAGTCCGTACGCCGGTTCGGCGCGCCGATCCGACGACCCCGCGGCGGACCGGGCGGCCGCCGAGGCGCTCGCGTCGTCGTCGAAAGACCTCGCCGAGCACCGATTCGTCGTCGATTACCTCCGCGACCGGCTCGCCCCGTTGAGTTCGGATCTGGATGCACCGTCGACCCCAGAGGTCCGCTCCACCGGCGAGATCTGGCATCTGGCGACGCCGATCCGCGCCACGCTGCGTGATCCGTCGGTCACCGCGCTGGATCTTGCGGCGTTGCTGAGTCCCACCCCGGCGGTCTGCGGCACACCGAGTGATGTTGCCGCCGAGTTGATCCGCGACGTCGAGGAGCCGCGCCGACTGTACGGTGGTGCGGTCGGCTGGTGTGACGCCGCCGGCGACGGCGAGTGGATGGTCACCATCCGCTGCCTACGGCTGGCCGCGGACCGAGAGAGCCTGCGCACCTGGGCCGGCGGCGGTATCGTCGCCCAGTCCGATCCGCAGGACGAACTCGACGAGACCACCGCCAAACTCGCCACCGTCCTGAACGCCCTCGGGGTGGAGCATGCCTGA
- a CDS encoding inorganic diphosphatase: protein MEFDVTIEIPKGSRNKYEVDHETGKVYLDRYLYTSFGYPADYGYIDGTLGEDGDPLDALVLLPESVFPGVIVKSRVVGMYTMTDEAGGDDKLLCVPADDVRWDHIQDITDVSEYELGPISHFFEHYKDLEPGKEVQPGGWVGKAEAEKVAQQAIDRLAEHPAHANEPSRG, encoded by the coding sequence GTGGAATTCGATGTGACCATCGAGATCCCGAAGGGTAGCCGCAACAAGTACGAGGTCGATCACGAGACCGGCAAGGTCTACCTCGACCGCTACCTGTACACATCGTTCGGCTACCCGGCCGATTACGGCTACATCGACGGCACCCTCGGTGAGGACGGCGATCCGCTGGACGCGCTGGTGCTGCTGCCCGAGTCGGTGTTCCCCGGCGTCATCGTCAAGTCCCGCGTGGTCGGCATGTACACCATGACCGACGAGGCCGGCGGCGACGACAAACTGCTGTGCGTGCCCGCCGACGACGTGCGCTGGGACCACATCCAGGACATCACCGACGTCAGCGAATACGAACTGGGCCCCATCTCCCACTTCTTCGAGCACTACAAGGACCTCGAACCGGGCAAGGAAGTCCAGCCCGGTGGTTGGGTCGGCAAGGCCGAGGCCGAGAAGGTCGCTCAGCAGGCCATCGATCGCCTGGCCGAGCACCCCGCCCACGCCAACGAGCCCTCTCGCGGCTGA
- the hpt gene encoding hypoxanthine phosphoribosyltransferase — protein sequence MQSSQGSDNTHADNPHAYGDDIEAILITEGQIKQRTRELAESVASRYGDIEQDLVLIGVLKGAVMFMTDFARELSIPSQMEFMAVSSYGSSTSSSGVVRILKDLDRDITGRDVLIVEDIIDSGLTLSWLMRNLATRSPRSLEVCTLLRKPEAVRSPVDVADVGFDIPNEFVVGYGLDFAERYRDLPFIGRLRPTVYQN from the coding sequence GTGCAGTCCTCACAGGGATCCGACAACACACACGCCGACAACCCACACGCCTACGGCGACGACATCGAGGCGATCCTCATCACCGAGGGGCAGATCAAGCAGCGCACCCGGGAGCTGGCCGAATCGGTGGCGTCACGCTATGGCGACATCGAACAGGATCTGGTGCTGATCGGCGTCCTGAAGGGCGCGGTCATGTTCATGACGGACTTCGCCCGGGAGCTGAGTATCCCGTCGCAGATGGAGTTCATGGCGGTGTCGAGCTACGGGTCGTCGACGTCGTCGTCGGGCGTGGTGCGCATCCTCAAGGACCTCGACCGTGACATCACCGGTCGCGACGTGCTCATCGTCGAGGACATCATCGATTCCGGCCTGACGCTGTCGTGGCTGATGAGGAACCTCGCGACGCGCTCGCCGCGGTCCCTGGAGGTGTGCACCCTGCTGCGCAAACCCGAGGCCGTGCGTTCACCGGTCGACGTCGCCGATGTGGGCTTCGACATCCCGAACGAATTCGTCGTCGGCTACGGCCTCGATTTCGCCGAACGCTACCGCGATCTTCCCTTCATCGGACGGCTCCGGCCCACCGTCTACCAGAACTGA
- a CDS encoding glycine zipper family protein, whose product MAITAFAGVAQAAPTQPGPTTYDIHTTASSFSITVHNGSISTNNGVLAIRNNAGATAFQMPLNYRKEYLQFPIDARTSGNTATLIPSRDVARAIPVNPLEVEQLRMQAAEKVDAPRTKQERDDEALQRFNQELSAGISISSLVGTVLGAIVGGIAGCALGLFAAVIGCPFIIPLGASLGGIVGLALGGGGSLIWSAVNYFNTINSPFVPPRN is encoded by the coding sequence GTGGCGATTACAGCGTTCGCCGGGGTTGCCCAGGCCGCCCCGACGCAGCCCGGGCCGACGACGTACGACATTCATACGACAGCGTCGTCCTTCTCCATCACCGTGCACAACGGATCGATCAGCACCAATAACGGTGTGCTCGCCATTCGCAATAACGCCGGCGCGACCGCATTTCAGATGCCGCTGAACTATCGCAAGGAATATCTGCAATTCCCCATCGATGCACGGACCTCCGGCAACACCGCGACGTTGATACCGTCTCGTGACGTTGCGCGGGCCATTCCGGTGAATCCGCTCGAGGTGGAGCAGTTGCGAATGCAGGCTGCGGAGAAGGTCGACGCGCCGCGGACCAAGCAGGAGCGGGATGACGAGGCACTGCAGCGCTTCAATCAGGAGTTGAGCGCGGGCATCAGCATCTCCTCGCTGGTGGGCACGGTACTGGGTGCAATTGTGGGAGGCATCGCAGGCTGCGCGCTCGGGCTTTTCGCAGCGGTCATCGGATGTCCGTTCATCATTCCGTTGGGTGCATCGCTCGGCGGGATTGTCGGCCTGGCACTCGGCGGCGGCGGTTCGCTGATCTGGTCCGCCGTCAATTACTTCAACACCATCAACTCCCCGTTCGTCCCGCCCCGCAACTGA
- the alc gene encoding allantoicase: MPDLALRDLGGAVVWTNDDLFAEAQNLIKTPPAQYQPATFGHKGQVYDGWETRRRRQSGVDQAIVRLGAPGVVYGVVVDTSWFKGNYPPHISVEAAAVEGVVSVDQLLNDVEWVPIVDKTPAEGDTRNPFKVDAKNRFTHARLTMHPDGGVARFRVHGRGVPNPHFFRYGHFDLAALENGGLITACSNMFYSSPNNLLMPGRARHMGEGWETSRRRDDGNDWVQVRLAGRGNVNLVELDTSYFLGNAPGAATVRGRDGENGEWFEVLPRTELQPDTRHRFVIDLDRPMTEARMDIYPDGGMARFKLYGTLTDDAEAELIEQWERGEA; encoded by the coding sequence ATGCCCGATCTCGCACTCCGCGATCTCGGTGGCGCGGTGGTCTGGACCAACGACGACCTGTTCGCCGAGGCGCAGAACCTCATCAAGACGCCGCCGGCGCAGTATCAGCCCGCCACCTTCGGCCACAAGGGCCAGGTGTACGACGGCTGGGAGACCCGTCGTCGTCGGCAGAGCGGCGTCGACCAGGCGATCGTGCGGCTCGGCGCGCCCGGCGTGGTGTACGGCGTGGTGGTCGACACGTCGTGGTTCAAGGGCAACTATCCCCCGCACATCTCGGTGGAGGCGGCGGCCGTGGAGGGCGTCGTCTCGGTCGATCAACTGCTCAACGACGTGGAGTGGGTCCCGATCGTCGACAAGACCCCTGCCGAGGGCGATACCCGCAACCCCTTCAAGGTCGATGCGAAGAACCGGTTCACCCACGCGCGGCTGACGATGCACCCCGACGGCGGCGTGGCCCGATTCCGGGTCCACGGTCGTGGCGTGCCCAATCCGCATTTCTTCCGGTACGGGCACTTCGACCTCGCCGCGTTGGAGAACGGTGGCCTGATCACGGCCTGCTCCAACATGTTCTACAGCTCACCCAACAATCTGCTGATGCCCGGTCGGGCCCGGCACATGGGCGAGGGCTGGGAGACCTCCCGGCGCCGCGACGACGGCAACGACTGGGTCCAGGTCCGGCTCGCCGGGCGTGGCAACGTCAACCTCGTCGAGCTCGACACCAGCTACTTCCTGGGCAACGCGCCGGGTGCCGCCACGGTCCGCGGCCGCGACGGTGAGAACGGCGAGTGGTTCGAGGTCCTGCCCCGCACCGAGTTGCAGCCCGACACCCGCCACCGCTTCGTCATCGACCTCGACCGTCCGATGACCGAGGCGCGCATGGACATCTATCCCGACGGCGGCATGGCCCGGTTCAAGCTGTACGGCACGTTGACCGACGATGCGGAGGCCGAACTCATCGAGCAGTGGGAGCGCGGCGAGGCCTGA
- the dacB gene encoding D-alanyl-D-alanine carboxypeptidase/D-alanyl-D-alanine endopeptidase — translation MRLGSTTRDSRSGRSLRSRRGVLWTVISVVILALIGGGAVAVALQLDSVDELPPGIPPQPAAITVNPQINPVVPNAPEPTPAGVQQAIADAVADPALGEFTGEISDALTGQQLWSDSPAEPRVPASNAKILTAAAALLALPHDQRITTTVVAGPGGQVILKGAGDPTLSAQPTGADTFYTRAPRIADLAAQIRKAGIDVTSVAVDTSAFTGPTMVSTWDDADIAGGDIAPIESLMVDGARIEPLDEYSPRVADPAITAGEALAAALGVDVAVTEQTVPTGGQVIAQVQSAPLVTRVNDMMRFSDNVLAETLSVELSVARGGPPSLAGGVSAIVATLSQHGFDMSAVSLRDASGLSYANRVPAGLLDTLMGAAAGPSQPLMRSLLDGLPVAGGTGTLAERFDPDTNPGAGWVRAKTGTLTGVSSLTGIVQTIDGRVLAFALMSGGTSPVDARPALDDVAGALRECGCR, via the coding sequence GTGCGGCTCGGATCGACGACGCGGGACAGCAGATCGGGTCGCTCGCTCCGGTCCCGCCGCGGGGTGCTGTGGACGGTGATCTCGGTGGTCATCCTCGCCCTCATCGGCGGCGGCGCAGTGGCCGTCGCCCTGCAGCTCGACTCCGTCGACGAACTACCGCCCGGCATCCCGCCGCAGCCCGCCGCGATCACGGTGAACCCGCAGATCAACCCGGTCGTGCCGAATGCACCCGAACCGACCCCGGCCGGGGTGCAACAGGCCATCGCCGACGCCGTGGCCGACCCCGCGCTCGGCGAGTTCACCGGCGAGATCAGCGACGCCCTCACCGGTCAACAGCTCTGGTCGGACTCGCCCGCCGAACCACGTGTGCCCGCCTCCAATGCCAAGATCCTCACCGCTGCGGCGGCCCTGTTGGCGTTGCCGCACGACCAGCGGATCACCACCACGGTCGTGGCCGGCCCCGGCGGGCAGGTGATCCTCAAGGGAGCGGGCGACCCCACCCTCTCGGCGCAACCGACCGGCGCGGACACCTTCTACACCCGCGCACCCCGCATCGCCGACCTCGCCGCGCAGATCCGCAAGGCCGGCATCGACGTGACGTCCGTCGCCGTCGACACCAGCGCCTTCACCGGACCGACGATGGTGAGCACCTGGGACGACGCCGACATCGCCGGCGGCGACATCGCGCCCATCGAATCGCTGATGGTCGACGGCGCCCGCATCGAACCGCTCGACGAGTACTCGCCGCGTGTCGCCGACCCGGCGATCACCGCCGGGGAAGCGCTCGCCGCGGCCCTCGGCGTCGATGTCGCGGTCACCGAGCAGACCGTGCCGACCGGCGGGCAGGTGATCGCGCAGGTGCAGTCGGCGCCGCTGGTGACCCGCGTCAACGACATGATGCGGTTCAGTGACAACGTGCTCGCCGAGACGCTGTCGGTCGAACTGTCCGTCGCGCGGGGCGGGCCGCCGAGCCTGGCAGGCGGAGTGTCCGCGATCGTGGCGACGCTGAGTCAGCACGGTTTCGACATGTCCGCGGTGTCGCTGCGCGACGCGTCCGGGCTCTCGTACGCCAACCGGGTGCCCGCCGGTCTGCTCGACACCCTGATGGGCGCGGCCGCCGGGCCGTCGCAGCCGCTGATGCGGTCCCTGCTGGACGGGCTGCCGGTGGCCGGTGGCACGGGCACGCTCGCCGAGAGGTTCGACCCGGACACCAACCCCGGCGCCGGGTGGGTGCGGGCGAAGACGGGAACCCTCACCGGGGTGAGTTCGTTGACCGGGATAGTCCAGACGATCGATGGCCGGGTGTTGGCGTTCGCACTCATGTCAGGAGGCACGTCCCCGGTCGACGCGCGGCCCGCGCTCGACGACGTGGCCGGCGCACTGAGGGAATGCGGGTGCCGATGA
- a CDS encoding ERCC4 domain-containing protein encodes MPDDFLIAHNPEEGSSLPYLVRIPLGANGVILKVRDTWPRTSKIYCHRAEEWPTDADIVDRLPVRTVSQRGAAIDLVLERGRENRSQFVLTRARGREMIFWQSRRTTKQARPNVTLPTARAHGQILEIVVDSGERYAYRFGHQQTTTTRRKLPAGDYAVTDGDTVIGAVERKSIDDLSAGLTSGKLTYQLSDLAGLHRAAVVVEASYSAVFKREYVSGTTLAEALAEAQVRFPRVPIVFCDNRKLAEEWTYRWLGAALHEWRLSTRTDVVVADLAGPSASPAEIRAWAAGRGIDVPAKGRIPARVRAAWERRNDRPEG; translated from the coding sequence ATGCCTGACGACTTCCTGATCGCCCACAACCCCGAGGAAGGCTCCTCACTGCCCTATCTGGTGCGAATCCCGCTGGGCGCCAACGGCGTGATCCTCAAAGTACGAGACACCTGGCCGCGCACCAGCAAGATCTACTGCCACCGCGCCGAGGAGTGGCCCACCGACGCCGACATCGTGGACCGCCTTCCGGTGCGTACGGTGTCGCAGCGCGGCGCCGCCATCGATTTGGTGCTGGAGCGGGGCCGGGAGAACCGCTCCCAGTTCGTGCTGACCCGGGCGCGGGGCCGGGAGATGATCTTCTGGCAATCCCGGCGCACCACCAAGCAGGCCCGCCCCAACGTCACGCTGCCCACCGCCCGCGCGCACGGGCAGATACTCGAGATCGTCGTCGACAGCGGTGAACGGTATGCCTACCGTTTCGGCCACCAGCAGACGACGACCACCCGGCGCAAGCTCCCCGCCGGAGACTACGCGGTGACCGACGGGGACACCGTGATCGGTGCGGTGGAGCGCAAATCCATCGATGACCTCAGCGCCGGTCTGACGTCGGGCAAGCTGACCTACCAACTCTCCGATCTCGCCGGTCTGCATCGGGCCGCCGTGGTGGTCGAGGCGTCCTACAGCGCGGTGTTCAAGCGCGAGTACGTCTCCGGCACGACGCTGGCAGAGGCACTCGCCGAAGCGCAGGTCCGCTTCCCGCGCGTACCGATCGTGTTCTGCGACAACCGAAAGCTGGCCGAGGAGTGGACCTACCGCTGGCTCGGGGCCGCCCTGCACGAGTGGCGACTGTCCACGCGCACCGACGTCGTGGTCGCCGACCTGGCCGGACCGTCGGCGTCGCCCGCCGAGATCCGCGCGTGGGCGGCCGGACGGGGCATCGACGTGCCCGCGAAGGGACGTATCCCCGCGCGGGTGCGGGCGGCGTGGGAGCGGCGCAACGACCGACCGGAGGGGTGA
- a CDS encoding MDR family MFS transporter has product MTESMAAAPREDVAGAGLSHRQIMTVLAGLMSAMFLAALDQTIVSTSIRTIADDLDGYDMQAWATTAYLVTATIVTPLYGKLSDMYGRKPFFMVAISIFVVGSLLCSLATSMYELAAFRAFQGLGAGGLMTLALTTIGDIVPPRERAKYQGYFLAVFGTSSVLGPVLGGLFAGQSSILWVTGWRWVFLVNVPIGLAALVLIYKVLNYDQQKGEGGRTDYWGATALAVAVAPLLIVAEQGREWGWTSGAAWLCYVVGVVGIAAFIWIEHRMGDEALIPLRVFRNPIFSQGIGISVIVGAAMFGGISMLPQYYQVLRGSSPMVAGLQMLPMVLGLMTGSILSGQLISRTGRYKIFPIIGSVLITVGAFLMHLVGVDTPLYLVMLTAALIGFGLGNLMQPVMLAMQNILPPKDMGLSTGTATFFRQIGGTMGVAVFFSVLFSLMGPNIADEMSSAASQPEYQAAVAQAAQSDNPQTREFAQGLIAASQNPGQASASADVMSDTSVIQALPDELARPIKVGFANSMDTVFLAVSIMAAFAIIGTVTWKELPLRTGRPVGATDAS; this is encoded by the coding sequence ATGACAGAATCCATGGCCGCGGCGCCTCGCGAGGACGTCGCCGGGGCAGGGTTGAGCCATCGTCAGATCATGACGGTCCTCGCCGGCCTGATGAGCGCCATGTTCCTCGCCGCACTCGACCAGACGATCGTGTCGACGTCGATCCGGACCATCGCCGACGATCTCGACGGCTACGACATGCAGGCGTGGGCGACCACCGCCTACCTGGTGACCGCGACCATCGTCACCCCGCTGTACGGCAAGTTGTCGGACATGTACGGGCGCAAGCCGTTCTTCATGGTCGCCATCTCGATCTTCGTGGTCGGGTCGCTGCTGTGCAGCCTGGCCACCTCGATGTACGAACTGGCGGCGTTCCGCGCCTTCCAGGGGCTCGGTGCCGGTGGTCTGATGACGCTGGCGTTGACCACCATCGGTGACATCGTGCCGCCGCGTGAACGTGCCAAGTACCAGGGCTACTTCCTGGCCGTGTTCGGCACCTCCAGCGTCCTGGGCCCGGTGCTCGGCGGTCTCTTCGCCGGCCAGTCGTCAATCCTGTGGGTTACCGGGTGGCGCTGGGTGTTCCTGGTCAACGTGCCGATCGGGCTCGCCGCGTTGGTGCTGATCTACAAGGTGCTCAACTACGACCAGCAGAAGGGCGAGGGCGGTCGCACCGACTACTGGGGTGCCACCGCGCTGGCGGTCGCCGTCGCGCCGCTGCTCATCGTCGCCGAGCAGGGCCGTGAATGGGGCTGGACCTCGGGCGCGGCCTGGCTGTGCTACGTGGTCGGGGTGGTCGGCATCGCCGCGTTCATCTGGATCGAGCACCGGATGGGTGATGAGGCGTTGATCCCGCTTCGGGTGTTCCGCAACCCGATCTTCTCGCAGGGCATCGGCATCTCGGTGATCGTGGGTGCGGCGATGTTCGGTGGCATCTCGATGCTGCCGCAGTACTACCAGGTGCTGCGCGGATCGAGTCCGATGGTCGCCGGCCTGCAGATGTTGCCGATGGTGCTCGGCCTGATGACCGGCTCGATCCTCTCCGGCCAGCTGATCTCGCGTACCGGGCGGTACAAGATCTTCCCGATCATCGGGTCGGTGCTGATCACCGTCGGTGCGTTCCTGATGCATCTCGTCGGCGTCGACACCCCGCTGTACCTGGTGATGCTCACCGCCGCCCTGATCGGTTTCGGCCTCGGCAACCTGATGCAGCCCGTCATGCTGGCGATGCAGAACATCCTGCCGCCCAAGGACATGGGCCTGTCCACGGGCACGGCGACCTTCTTCCGCCAGATCGGCGGCACCATGGGTGTGGCGGTGTTCTTCTCGGTGCTGTTCTCCCTGATGGGTCCGAACATCGCCGACGAGATGAGCTCGGCCGCCTCGCAGCCGGAATATCAGGCGGCGGTGGCGCAAGCCGCGCAGAGCGACAACCCGCAGACGCGGGAGTTCGCCCAAGGTCTGATCGCGGCGTCACAGAATCCCGGTCAGGCGTCGGCCTCCGCGGATGTCATGTCCGACACGTCGGTGATCCAGGCGCTGCCCGACGAACTGGCCCGGCCGATCAAGGTGGGCTTCGCCAACTCGATGGACACCGTCTTCCTGGCCGTGTCGATCATGGCGGCGTTCGCGATCATCGGGACGGTGACGTGGAAGGAACTGCCGTTGCGCACCGGCCGGCCCGTCGGCGCGACCGACGCCTCGTAA
- the tilS gene encoding tRNA lysidine(34) synthetase TilS produces MDATGAVTRAIADFAVRRPAVGDEVCVGLSGGPDSLALVACAVRAGLRVHALVVDHGLQPGSDAVAVEAADAARGLGAEATVLPVSVGSDGGMEAAARTARYAALDDARDGRAVLLAHTADDQAETVVLGLARGSGARSIAGMRPWNPPWGRPLLRIRRAQTLAVCIELGLRPHRDPHNRDPRFTRVRVRGEVLPLLDDVLHGGVVDALGRTATALQADNDALDALAEDWYRRAAVEGDLDAEVLAAAPAALRTRVLRRWLLDVGATEPTHRVIGAVDRLIVEPGSHGHVAIGGDPTSRTVVARAGPRLHVVHLSR; encoded by the coding sequence ATGGATGCAACGGGTGCTGTAACCCGCGCGATCGCCGATTTCGCGGTTCGTCGCCCGGCCGTCGGGGACGAGGTGTGCGTCGGACTGTCCGGTGGTCCGGACTCGCTGGCGTTGGTGGCGTGCGCGGTACGCGCCGGCCTGCGAGTACATGCGCTCGTTGTCGACCACGGGTTGCAGCCGGGGTCGGATGCGGTCGCTGTCGAGGCGGCCGACGCCGCTCGAGGGCTCGGCGCGGAAGCAACGGTGCTGCCGGTGAGTGTCGGCTCCGACGGTGGGATGGAGGCCGCCGCGCGCACCGCCCGCTACGCCGCGCTCGACGACGCCCGCGACGGCCGGGCGGTGCTGCTCGCCCATACCGCCGACGATCAGGCCGAAACGGTGGTGCTCGGCCTCGCCCGCGGCTCCGGCGCCCGGTCGATCGCCGGGATGCGGCCGTGGAATCCGCCCTGGGGCCGACCGTTGCTGCGCATTCGACGCGCGCAGACGCTGGCCGTCTGCATCGAGCTCGGCCTGCGACCCCATCGCGACCCGCACAACCGCGATCCCCGCTTCACCCGGGTGCGGGTGCGTGGCGAGGTGCTACCGCTGCTCGACGACGTGCTGCACGGCGGGGTCGTCGATGCGCTCGGCCGCACCGCCACCGCGCTGCAGGCCGACAACGACGCGCTCGACGCGCTCGCCGAGGACTGGTACCGCCGTGCGGCAGTCGAGGGTGATCTGGACGCCGAAGTCCTTGCCGCCGCCCCGGCCGCCCTGCGCACCCGGGTCCTGCGCCGCTGGTTGCTCGACGTCGGCGCCACCGAACCGACCCACCGAGTGATCGGCGCCGTCGACCGCCTGATCGTCGAACCGGGTTCCCACGGGCACGTCGCGATCGGCGGCGACCCGACGTCGCGGACCGTCGTCGCCCGTGCCGGCCCCCGCCTGCACGTCGTGCACCTGTCCCGCTGA